TGGTTCTATCAATTTAGGTTTTATTCcaattttattagcaacaaagagagatatatatgataaggtggagcgtggatctatcaatgcatacgTCCcgagaaaaaaatgataatatacctgtaaccataTTTTGTGATGCCTCTTAATCCTATTTACTGGTCAAAGCATATATGCGGTTCGAGGGACTGCTAGAACTAGAAGATCCACCACGACATCTACCATGGCTTGCTGATGTATAAATACCCTGCCCCATGGGGCGCATAGCCACCGAGGAATAACTAGAAACTGACCCAATAGGCTGAGCTACATCCCCTAGACTACCCCTAAATGGACACTCACTCATcatatggccttgacggccataCGTAAAGCAATCACCTATGTCATAATGGCATTCTCCAAAATGGGACCTACCACAATGAGAACACCAAGAAAAAGCTAGCCTCAAATGGCATGAAGATCCTGTGCTATCCAATCTCTTTTCTGTGAACTGTGGGGGTGCACTCTGGGCTGGCTGAGAAGGATATCTACTATATTTTTGAAGATGCCCACCTCGAAATTCACCAGAATAACTATCTAATCTAGCTCTCTGATGCTAGCATCTATCATGATCTCTATCGGGCTGATGCCTCCTGTGCTGGCCCTCTACCCCTGCTCATATGCCTGGACTCGAGCAATATCCATATGTGGCTGAGAAGACATTGCCATACAGCTATTAACCAAATAATGATCCATCCCCATCACATAATGATGCACTctatcagccatatcagctATAATAGTGGACGCATATCTTACTAACaaatcaaactcaaggctataatctcgAACACTCTACCATTCTACCTCAAatgtaagaatttatcaacttggGCTCATCTCATCTCTAGAGGTAGAAAGTGGCGAAGGAGAGCctcctcaaactcatcccataccgctggaggagcaccctcgcccctagaTAAATCCCAAGATTCATACCAATTAACGGCTACATCACACAGCcgatatgaagccaactcaacAGACTCACTCTCAGAAGCCCTAATTATCCTCAACCTACGCTGCATTTGACAgataaactcttgtggatcatCCGCGGGCCTTGACTCATAGAAATCTGAGGGGTTTACAAGTCAAAAAGTCATGAACCCTTAAACTATCATTTATATCATTATAATCAACTCCTAGCCCATTCCTGAGAGTCTACCATGCCATTAACCTGATCAGTAACTAAACTTCGTCTCTTATGGCCCTATCTTTCTTACTTGGCTAGGGAGCTGGAGGCTCATGCAATAGAGCTGGCGGTGGAGCCGCTCCCTGATCTGCAGCTGCCACTGATTTTAGCTTCTCTAGAGGTGGTGTAGCAGAGCTTGCTGACAAAAGTATAATCTCAGGCATGGACTAGGCATGGGCCCTAGTGACTCTCTAAGTATGACTAGTCTCTCCTGCTACTGATTTGCCTTTCTGGGTAGCTAGCGCTTTCTATGGAGGCATAACTGTAGGCATAATAATTTGTTAGTGAGGGATATtcctaataacatagctctatcgcacagTCTAGAGTAATAAAGAAAgacaatatcctaaatgtcttatagCTTCCTacttatagatatggtgcacaacacactgataaataagacactactagacacggtctgtacacactccgaggatgaactactCTAATACAACTTTTGTTATAACCCAACACAGTAGGCCATGAATGGGGCCTGACATGGACACCCACATACATAGTTATCAGATGTAGTCTAGTTGAACCACGAACAATATGATAACTTACTCAAGAACTCCAATGGTTCAtgatattttcatataatacaTTCCTATCATTTTTCTCCTGAGGAGTCACCactatcatatcatgaaaggacatgcaagccgacaaggctgctattaCATGTCAATATCCATAGCACATCGTATAGACTCAGCTGGACAAACTTATACATAATCCACAGatatgtctacagacttctaagactataaacaatatcatatggcaggataggtcccccgttgtacccctgattaaacatatatatacattaagagGATcggtaccaaaatctaggctctggTACAATgaagcactccaaaatagctaactggaaatcctaagctgacggattcCCAAAATGattatctgtacctgcgggcatgaaatgcatccccccaaagagagggggtcagtacggaatatatactgagtatataaagcataaaataccataaaggagatcatatgtgaaataaagattcaagagacaagtatgataatcaataaatcactgtacctgtgtcttataaaataaagtcatacatatcatcatcatataccatacccgacccatttTGAGACTTGATTtcataattatatcattataccatcatatatatatatatatatatatatatatatatatatatatatatatatatatatatatatatatatatatatatatataccgtacttGACCCTGTAGCAAGGGATTcgatgaatagagtagtgtacactttaccatatccggcccattatgggacttagtGTCTTAgccatatcatcataacatcatatcatataccgtatccaaccctctagtaaggaactcggtgaataatatagtaaaactgtGAATGACAGCATTCTTGGTCCAGGACTTGGTGAAAGAGgtaataacagtatgcacgagtagaatatcatgagcaaccatatatagttagatcatcatctgagactcaatagaaaaaGTAACACTCTAATGCCTAAAGTATGAAATTTATTGGCCAAGGCAGTGTAGTTAGCGacaggtccgcatcgcggacctggccATGAGGAATAACCCaaacaaaatcaagaatttaaaaataaGGCAGTATGGTCCACGACAAGTCCGCGTCGCTGACCTATGACATATAGTGGCCAAAATTGAAGTCTGAATTTAATTTGCGAGGCAGTGTAGTCTGcaacaagtccgcatcgcggacctgggacaAATATCGATCAAAACTGAAgcttaaatataattttctagACAGTGTGATCCACAACAAGTCTGCGTTGTAGACCTGGTGTGGGTAATGCAACAAGATGATGCGAACAACTATTGTAAGTTAAGGAGGCTAATTATGATAAATTCTATAAAAATAGGGACTTTTATACACCAACAACTATCCAATATATAGAAGATTTCTGGGGCAATAGCTCAATCACAGTAGGAGCTCTAACATCAAGATTTAAATAAGGATCGTGAATTACATTCGGAATTTATGAATAGACTATCCCCAAATTTATATCGTTCattacttaaatctaagacatgtcaaaaaaagaagggataactttacataccttgaactctATCTAAATGTCCAACGTTTATTTTTTGAGCTCGTAGGTCTAAAATTAAGATGACATAGGCTACAATTAGATATCCACATCACTTACTAACTAAGCCAAGTACaaatgaaacttaacaaaatttGGGCATCATTTCTCCTGCAAACGTAATAATCctcaaaattataatttgtCCACACactaattaaaatatcaacaacaacaataccaataattccatatcaatatagaattaaatcCATCCTTAAGTTACTTCCAAAACAGCCCAATATACATTCGAATGTTAATTATTGTATTTACTCTTTTATTTCCATATACCCAtagtataacaacaacaacaactatagCCAATCCTCCAATATTTCAGCCTATAGAATAGTTTGTAATAACCACAAAACAGTCCCCAAAACATCTTTGCAAAATAGCAACAAATATTATGCCAAATtgctccaaaatatatataatatcttCATATACtttattctttcaaattcaagaacaacaactcatcaacaacatcaaaaattattatacatcataactCAAATAATTTCATCCATTTAATCCACCGAAAATAACCTTttaatccataaatctcaacaaaataacaaacgagtttataacgcCATTTGCTCCATTCTAATCCACTAAAACACTAAATAAAcctgttaacaatgaaaaagagactttaatattaccttaagtgTGAATAAACCACATTAACACTCTCTTTTTTGgttgatttttagctcaaattgaaggcaatgcgacgtacaacacttttctcttTATGAGCTTTGGGATTCAGGGCTTAGATTTTGGTCGAAATTGATGTTTCTCTCTAGgattctcctctctctctctctatggAAATTTTTAGGTATTCTTGGTCTGAAAATGAGGAAGGGTGGCTGAAAATATCCCTTATAGGGtatgggtattgggcctgacctgaGTTGGAgtcgggttgggccgaatccatGGTTCAACTCGACCTTTTTGccttaaaacatccataaaTATTTATCCCAATCTTATATATAAGACCAAGACTATgattggaaatatatttcaattgtctacaactttcattttgagagttttcccaagtTCTCAAATTCTAAAGAGGTTATTTCCTCCCGAAGTCAGCCCATCCTAAaatgtgactttaagaaaaaaatatttgatggcttccacTTTGATTTGGATCAATGGTCCTTCTTAAGTCATCTTtaatttcacatatattatccatataacttgtcaTTTACTACTGAATCATTTCCTAGAAACTCACTTATGTTTAGAGGTTATTTCAAACATTAGTATTTCCGTGTATGTTGAGTTATACTCAGTTTTCTTATCATGCTACATTTGACTATGTTCAAACTTTATTCTGCTTTCAtaattatttcaattatgtatgtatatttatgCCATGTGGTTATCTTAGGGTCTCTTGAGACTCTTCGTACCATATTACATATATGGGGTAGTCTTGAGTcgtaacaaacttggtattcaGAGCATCGGTTTCAAGTGTCTTAGGGTGTGTGAAAGCCGCATtatgtagagtcttattcatgggtgtgaagcgcacAACATTTATGAATGAGAACCTACAAGATGTTTAAGAAATACTTCATTTctatcgtgtgatagagttgaaaTCTATAAGATTTCTTCTaactcatgttctatgcatttcagaatcatgcctccaagaagagcttcCATGAGAAGGAATCAAGATGTGGAGCAACAAGCTCTCAAGCTCCGGTTGATCCTTTAGCCGAGCAAGAGTTTAGGGTTGCTTTTCAAGTACTTGCCCAAGCCATGACTGCTCAAGCCAACCATGAGGTTGTAGCTCCTATGAATCCAAATGTGGATACAACGATGGCTATAGTTTGAGATTTTACAAGGATAAATCCCttaaaatttcatgatttaatggtggatgaggatcctcaaaagTTTATTGAAAGGACTCAAAATATTATTGACATTATGGGTGTGACACTGGTGGAGAGTATGGACTTGGTTGATTATCAATTTAAAGGTGTTCCTTAGATTTGGTTTAAgcaatgaaataaataaagagTTAATAATGTGGGTCCATTGTATTGGGAAAAGTTCAAAGGTGCTTTTCTAGACCGATTCTTCCCTTTTTAGATGAGAGAGGACAAGGTGTAGGAGTTCATTAATTTGAGGCAAGGTAATATGAGTCTGAAGGAATACTCTTTTGAAGTTCATTTAACTCTCCAAGTATGCTTCAGCTATGGTGATGGTGTGCCACACAGGTACTTTCCAACTTTTCGAGGGTTGCGATAAGGGTTCCGGTTCTAGGGCTATTATGAGTAAGTTCATTTATAGTTTCTTAGAGATCATTGTAAAGGAATGTAGAACCGCTATATTGATCAAAAAGATAAATATCTCTAGGTTGATGACTCATGCTTAGTAGATTAAAGATGAGAAGCTTAAGGAGAAAATTAGGGATATAAAGAAAGCTCGGACCGACAGTAATGACTACTCTCATCAGAGATCAGATAGTGGTGGTCGTTCTTAGTTCAGATAGAGGTTTCCAACCAGACTCTATCTAGTGCTCCAATTCAAAAGTTCTATAAAGATAGGGTACCTAACCCTAAGTCACTGGGTAATGCTTCTACCTCGTAAGCTGAGAAGtcgaataaaaaaaattcaaggaaaATGGGACTGTCCCTAAGCCTATGAGttggtctatgactcgtagggacACTGAAGAGTCGTAGACATGACTTGTGGAAGTAAATATAAGGCTGGGGAATTTGATATGTCTAATATTTGGGTCTATGAGTCGTTTGATAATTGTGAAAGAGTCTGCGAGTCGTAGAAGTGAATCGTCATTGCAGCGCCTTATTCCTGCACATGACAAGTTATAGGACCTCTTCTATGACTCAACAAGATGATTCATAGAAAGGATGATGACTCGTAAAGTCGAGCCGTAGAGAAAATTtagagactcaatttttagGGATTTCTCAgaccctgcaggatgagtcgttCCTATTACTAATCAATCTTTCTACGATTTGAGAAAGGAAGTATTAAATTCTTTTGAACAAgattaatgaggggtagtttggttatttttcctatattttattaatgtacgtggacgtttttaggaccaGATTCATAATGTTAACTATCCTAAATActcttaaaacccttttcattccatcattaactcccaaacaactttaagacttctctcctaAGGTTCTTTCAAAtgatcatcttcttcatcaaggtattggttagggtttcttcaagaacaagtcttctTCTCTGAATTTCAAAATCAATTCACTAATGTATGAAGAAATTCATCCATGAACCCTCCACCCAGAGAGTTCCAATTCTCTTTTCaaagtatttttataatttacaattcaaaagccctaatttcaatgATTATGCATTAGGTTTTCTTGTTCATGATAAATTCTATAATGTTTGATTAAATTACTTACCTAGTTGATGTTactttcatgaattatgtatgggatgatataagtagtatgatcatgcatgttttcaatccaatttcataattttcaatcaaattgactatgtatacaagttttaccctaatcaagtatgaattatgatcatgaatttataattatatttaagatatgaatttcgTGTAAGTTATGAAAGAGGTAACTTAGGATCATTATTGGTGAactaggaacctaatgatatgatatgaaaatgagctagtCTATTAGTTTTAAACccatgaacaagtttatgatatacgTTAATATGactattatgttatgtattccgtgagatttgacttagtaccgaatGAGGCTTGAGATGGGAGTTTGATCTACTAGGTCCTTATAGGCCCTCAAAAATATTTCCAAGGCAGGGACCACAATCGATCACCACGGATCGTGTAACTCTTCACAGACCGTGGTATATTCTGTGGTGGTCACTCCTGTAGGCTCTTCTACAGGTCCTTCACCATGACCATGGTTTACGGACTGTGATGCCCTCCACGGACCTTAGAGGAAGTACTAAGACTTTCCCTGCAAACCCAATGATATTTCCTCTAAGTCAGTTATCACAGCACGGGCCATGGTGATGATCATGGTCCATAAAGAGTCCTCCGTTAAGCCGCAGTCCATCCAGTTTTaagaagggtattttggtcttttttgtGTTTTATCAACATAGTGAGATCATTTTAGGGACTGAATCTAACCTATCTAGATGACCCTAAGCCTTTCCTAACTCATTATTCTCACTCAAGACCTAAGACACAAACACCGTTCCTTtgctcaaggtcttcttcttcaccaagAAAAGTTATTGTTTCATTCCAAGATCTCTAAGTCTCCATTTTCAAAGCTTGTATTAGAAATTTATTttcctaaggtatgtgggtctcattcatgggttttTCCTCCCATagagcccaagtatttttccTAAACCTAATAGCTTATTTGAAATAGTGAATTTTATGGGTTctcaaattatgatttcaaatgtatagattcttgaatatttaaagtttatttatctatcttatcttataTTGGCTCTTAATTTCACGAgatggttgatttatcaaatgtccttatataaaatcataaaaaggGATTTAATGTGAATTGGTGGGTTATCTCAAGCTTGTTTAGTTGATGTATTACATTACTCTCATGCTAtcattgatttaaatgatttgaaagtcgattgaatagaacccaactagtttcactatattttaataaagtttgaattgaaagctttgactccaaaataaatgtttatgaaagaaaatgtcTATGATTAAAGGGACTCTTATGAaaagaaagaatgatgaaatgattataaaATGATGGATTATACATTTGAAAGGCCagttctcacttgtgtgaatcaagaAAAGGTCTTTAATGAGCTATTATACCGAATGATTTTTGATTATCTAAAGTTATGTAAATggttatgttattattttatatgaactattctgtgggattgacttagcaccaaagagggcattgaggtgggattcgataagggaatcctagtagaaaccttttgtctcattaactatatgccaacataggagcccttgtaggcttagactagtggatccactaatagcccaaaatattaaaaaaataaatgaagttggtgtagttctacccggcaagtagtctcttcATGCCAACGTAGGGTGTTATGTTGGATTACAtgcaatagctcgcatggtcttaaatatcggttatggtcattctCTCACAAATGAACGTTTCAAATGTTTTTACTTGATTgatcatgcatgcattgcactatGTTCCATACTATGtaaatattctatttttttcttcaatgttAATGCATGCCAACGTAGGGTGTTATGTTGGATTACAtgcaatagctcgcatggtcttaaatgtcggttatggtcattctCTCACAAATGAACGTTTCAAATGTTTTTACTTGATTgatcatgcatgcattgcactatGTTCCATACtatgtaaatattttaattttttcttcaatgttaatgcatgcctacatacttagtacatgcaTAGAagtaacgcatactcttttgcctatatgatatcaccatgtagggaccggcatTCCTCCTTATTCTTCTCCACGTGGCCAGTAGAGAttgttgaaggctacttttaggtgagttcccatatttcgggaacaatagTCCTTTATCTTTCTCTCTTATTAAATGTTGAGACTTCTAGACATTATATTTTGACTTTTGTTTTATATTGATTGATGGTGAGcaagggatatgtcttagcccctgccaagtctatcatgtagaggtattgttagacATGTATAAGCAAGTTTTGACTAATTTGTCTCTCATTTAAATGCTTCCCCTTAGTCCTggttttctcttttatttccaCTTTTTCTTAAATGTAATTACCTATGAAAATCTATacgaatgctaagaggtttgggtGAGGTATctctgggtgtctcattcgctgTGTCGTATCTAGGACCTAAGCTTAGTTCGTGACACATGATTAGCCTCTTCATGGTTATCCATTGGTACCTATTGAATacactcaatcaaatcaacaaaacaCAACAAGTTAGTAAAAACAAAGCTtacaaacactcaaaaaaatgcACCTTTATATGCCTCACAAATTGCCTCGGCCAatggttgtatcatgtttagttaTGATGAGTTGCTAGGGTCCAATCTCTACTTGAGGTCAAGAATGGATTCTTGTTGAATCAAGAAAGAACTCTCAAGTGCTAAGGGATGGAAGCCAAGAACTCTCAATGAAAAATAAGCAAGAAAGTTGAAGAAAACAATTTGGGACAAAAAGTCTGCTCTAGAACTAAGTAGCAACAAGTAGAAGGAATTACTTATTGTTAGTTAGTTGTAGGAATTAAAGAAatgagatgaagatgaagaactAGTTAACAAGTAATTAAAATCAATCATCAAATGTTAAGTAATTGAGAAATCAGAAGAGGTTTGAGTGTAGAAGAAGAACTAGAAAGGTTTGATacttcaaaaaaatttgaaGCCTCGAAGAAGTTCATCATTTTCAAGAATTTAATGGGATGATTTGATGattaaaactagttaacaagtaATCAAAGATGTTAATTAGTTGTTAAATAGTTGacaaatagaagaaaaatgagtttaaaaaaaagtgaaattgGACACTTCGAAATTTTTTTAGGTCCAAACAAGTTCCCATACTTTTTTTAGTCTCTGAAGTTGACCAACACGCACCAGGTGGCGTGACTGGGCAAAGCTGTTAATGTGGACCCTAACGTATCGCTCACGCGGTCGTTCTATGCTGATGTGGATCCTATGtggaaattaattattttatttttcaaaatttgattttttttcaaatttccacTAGTGGACCCACAAACACTTTGACCAACTTTGACTTGAGAGAAATTAAACTAAATGTACCTTTTGGTCATCTTCCTGTTCAAGAACACTTGAAGATATTTAAGAACATATAGAACAAAAAGAACACACACCAAATtccaaaaaactcaaaaataactAGGAATTTGCTCAAAATTTAAGATTAGCTACCGTTCAACTCAGAGAACAAACCTCAATGATTTTTCCGCTCTAATTTCTCCTCAATTAAGAGACCcactttcaaaatttgaaaagtttcaAAAGCTTAAAACCCTTCAATGTCAACTTTACTTCTACATCTCCAAATTgaacaaaatttgaaatatagACTCAAATAACACTAGGAACAAGGATCTAGTttcaaaaacaacaaataaaataacaaaaattcaaaaaaaaattgactctTTTTTTTGAAGACATTTATTTGTGGGAACAAACCTAAATCTAGGCTCTTGATACCAATTGATGCAATTCTAAGGACAAAATTAAGAATAACAAGaagaaagtaaaagaaaagaaattaatatAGAAGGGTAGACACAAGAAAGGAATGAAGGACAACCGATTCAATATAAAAATGACCTACTTTGAATATCCCATCAAACACCTAACCTATTAGAAAGACCTCAAGGGAATTAAAATTTCCAAGCAACCCTTCTTTCTAATCTTCAACACAAATAAAAGCTTAAAAGCAAGCACTCAAATCTCTGAAAGAGTAATAGTGTTTATGTTTGAAAATAATCTACCTTCCAAATAATAAGAACTACTACTTATACTTGGATAGAAAAACAAATGTAATAGCTAttacaattttacccttaatgaagtAAGGGTCTTATTTGATTGTCTTTCTTTAGgatgaattaattaaaattcataaagtAGTATGGCCAACTTGTTCCTTCTCCTTTCTTTCATCATTCCAAGCTATCATAAATACATGGAATCCTCGAGATGGTTCAACAATGCACTCAAGTGCGTCTCTTTTCATGAATAAGCCTTGTAACACTTGGAGCTCACATGCTTGGCTCTTTGTGAAATGCCTCGAGGCACCTAGGGCTGCATCAAAATGGATGAAAAaagtgggaaaagaccaaaatgaccTTGAACAAAAATTGTCGGAGATCATCTACAAGGCTCATTTACGACTGTGGAGGGATCCATAGAAATCAAGGTAAGATTTTGAGTTTCTGAAGATTGATGCTACGAGACTTATCTATGCTATGTAGATGAATCTATGAGTCTTAAATTGTGTTCATAAAAATCAAAGAATTCTTGAGTTTCTGAAGTTTGTTTTACGAGACCTATCTACAATCGGTAAACAAATCTACGATTCTTACACATGGCTTGTCATGTTCAAGTAAAAATCTACGATTTTGAAGTTGATCTACGATTCAATTCTATGACATGTAAAAGAATTTACGACTGGTAAAATTAACTTGTAAATCTCATATCACGTTTCTTATTTCTGAAGTCTCATCTACgtattataattaaattataacacCCTTAAATATCCTAATGTAGGTCAAGTCCTAAAAGCCAGAGAAAGAAGTTGAGTTTGGGCAAGAGAGTATTTTTCACGGACACCACCTACGGCCCGTGAAAGCTTCCTCAAACTGTAGATAGGCCCGTAGAAGGAAGCCCTAAAAGTTGGCCACTGGACTAACTTTCATGGACTATTTCACAGTCCGTATAAGTTTCCATGGATCGTGGAATGGATTCTATTGACCAATCCCAGTATTTTCCCTAAATATTATTTCACAAATCATAGAATAGTCTACAGACCGTAGAAAGTTCCATAGACCTAACCCCAAGAACCCCTCTTTCACTACAACTTCTATGATGCATTTCATAACCTATCGAAGGGTCTACGGTTAAGGGAAAATCCTGTAGACCCATCCATAAGGGACACTCTTAGTACACCTCCATGAAGAGGGTTTACGACCCATCACAGCATAGACCCATCCGCAAGGGACACTCTTAGTATACCTCCATGAagagggtctacgacccatcaCAGCTTTACGACCCATAGAAGAGTCCATGAACCCCAACTTGGCAATTTCTAGTGAGCACCCAATTTTGCGAATGGTCTTCAATGTCCCGTAGACGTCTCACTCAGTTAATAATgagggtagtttggcctttttACACCCTTTCCAAAACAAAACCCTGAATTAAGTCCCTTTTCAGTACCCTGTATGcttttttccctcattaacagTTAGAAGATTTAGAGAAAGGATTGGAGAGGAAAAAAGCTAGGATTCAAGCATAGTCTTTGCATTCTTCGATTTTAGCCAAGTACATCATTCTTTCggatatgtaaggctatttaTAGCATTGGAATGAATTCTTCCTCACACCTTACATCTCAATTTTGTTTGTATGAGTTTCAAGCTTGAGttttattcgtattatattgaATTTTCAAGTGAGTTATGATATTTCTCATTGAGTTCTCTATATATAtgttcctattttgattattcccATAATTTGATTTCTCGAATTTAATGTTCATGATTATATTTCTATGAACCATAGTTGAGTATTTGCATTTCTTCTtactatgcattattttgagttgaagaatgatatatttttttctcttgattGAGAAAAGAGTACCTTATATTACTTGAATTATAAAACTTTACATTACTaattttatgcatgattttacgaAGTCTAAAAGAGCTAAGGTATCAAGAAAAAATGCTatatttgagaaagagtttgaggaGACACTATTAGTCCTAAATGCacttaattttaaagaaaaagtatAAGAGTTGAGTAACGAGTTTGAGCTTATCAAAGTAAATTCCAATGAGATTAAATGAgctatattttgagtattttcactcacctgattatatgagcattattgcatAATTTTGGAAGTAGTAATGAGCAAAAATTTGGGTGAGGGTTTAGATATCTCAAACTCCATAAACTACTTACTAGTGTATGATAGGATCATGCCAT
This Solanum dulcamara chromosome 1, daSolDulc1.2, whole genome shotgun sequence DNA region includes the following protein-coding sequences:
- the LOC129892266 gene encoding uncharacterized protein LOC129892266, translating into MADRVHHYVMGMDHYLVNSCMAMSSQPHMDIARVQAYEQGYPSQPAQSAPPQFTEKRLDSTGSSCHLRLAFSWCSHCGRSHFGECHYDIGDCFTYGRQGHMMSECPFRGSLGDVAQPIGSVSSYSSVAMRPMGQGIYTSASHGRCRGGSSSSSSPSNRIYALTSK